In Sphingomonas sp. LT1P40, the following are encoded in one genomic region:
- a CDS encoding tryptophan halogenase family protein, whose amino-acid sequence MEQAIRRIVIVGGGTAGWLAACLIAARADRQALEITLIESPDIATIGVGEGTWPTMRRTLERIGIAEVDFLRACDGAFKQGSRFIGWRTGAPDDAYDHPFTPPADSLRETVAAWQDQGGAFASAVSPQPHVCDRDLAPRQRAMPDYAGALNYAYHLDAVKLAALLSGHATGKLGVRHIRDTVIGIDSAPNGDIAEVRTRASGAIEGDLFIDCTGHASMLLGAHFGVPFVDRSNMLPNDSALAVQVPVPPDSAIASRTHSTAHSAGWIWDIGLPARRGIGCVYSSKHLNDDAAAETLRAYLRETAPFADAEAFAFRKLSFRSGHLERFWERNCLAIGLSAGFLEPLEASAIVLIELSLDALLDNFPVTRGVMDIHARRFNELFRYRWDRIVEFLKLHYVLSERDEAYWRDHRATMPDRLADLLAIWRHQPPSLADLPAVDEIFPAASYQYVLYGMGFPAPQTGPLQSPVRPRAQVEQRARTLAASLPTNRSYLDALRVAAPPPAQERS is encoded by the coding sequence GTGGAACAGGCAATCAGGCGGATCGTCATTGTCGGCGGCGGCACCGCCGGGTGGCTGGCCGCATGCCTGATCGCCGCGCGGGCGGACCGGCAGGCGCTTGAAATCACACTGATCGAATCCCCCGACATCGCCACGATCGGCGTGGGCGAGGGCACCTGGCCGACGATGCGCCGCACGCTGGAGCGGATCGGCATCGCCGAGGTCGATTTCCTGCGCGCCTGTGACGGCGCCTTCAAACAAGGTTCGCGCTTCATCGGCTGGCGCACAGGCGCGCCCGATGACGCCTATGACCATCCTTTTACCCCACCCGCCGACAGCCTGCGCGAGACCGTGGCGGCATGGCAGGATCAGGGCGGCGCGTTCGCATCCGCCGTCTCGCCGCAACCGCATGTCTGCGACCGCGATCTCGCCCCGCGCCAGCGCGCGATGCCCGATTATGCGGGGGCGCTGAACTATGCCTATCACCTCGACGCGGTGAAGCTGGCGGCGTTGCTGTCGGGACATGCGACGGGCAAGCTCGGCGTGCGGCATATCCGCGATACCGTCATCGGCATCGACAGCGCGCCGAACGGCGACATCGCGGAGGTACGCACGCGCGCGTCCGGAGCGATCGAAGGCGATTTGTTCATCGACTGCACCGGTCATGCCTCGATGCTGCTCGGCGCGCATTTCGGCGTGCCGTTTGTGGACCGCAGCAACATGCTGCCCAACGACAGCGCGCTGGCGGTGCAAGTGCCCGTACCGCCCGACAGCGCGATTGCCTCGCGCACCCATTCGACCGCGCATTCGGCGGGCTGGATCTGGGACATCGGCCTGCCCGCGCGGCGCGGCATCGGTTGCGTCTATTCCTCGAAGCATCTCAACGACGATGCCGCCGCCGAAACATTGCGCGCCTATCTCCGCGAAACTGCGCCGTTTGCCGATGCGGAAGCGTTCGCCTTCCGCAAGCTGTCCTTCCGCTCGGGCCACCTCGAGCGCTTCTGGGAGCGCAACTGCCTCGCAATCGGGCTGTCCGCCGGTTTCCTCGAACCGCTCGAAGCTTCGGCAATCGTGCTGATCGAATTGTCGCTCGACGCGCTGCTCGACAATTTCCCGGTGACGCGCGGCGTGATGGATATTCATGCGCGCCGCTTCAACGAATTGTTCCGCTATCGTTGGGACCGTATCGTCGAGTTTCTGAAGCTCCATTATGTGCTGAGCGAGCGCGACGAAGCCTATTGGCGCGATCACCGCGCGACCATGCCCGATCGCCTCGCCGATCTGCTCGCGATCTGGCGGCACCAGCCGCCGTCGCTGGCCGACCTGCCTGCGGTGGACGAGATTTTCCCGGCGGCGAGCTATCAATATGTCCTGTACGGCATGGGCTTCCCGGCACCGCAAACCGGCCCGCTGCAAAGCCCCGTGCGACCCCGCGCTCAGGTCGAACAGCGCGCCCGCACGCTTGCCGCCAGCCTGCCCACCAACCGCAGCTATCTTGACGCACTGCGCGTCGCCGCGCCACCACCGGCGCAGGAGAGATCATGA
- a CDS encoding SapC family protein — MTSHAILTADDHRDLRVRTERGPALGDAVMACLTPPDEFRRVQAHYPILFRRDIERDDFTALAMFGFENGENLFLDGDRWDADYVPLAIAIQPFLIGTPGPGTATKQVHIDMANPRIAGADEGVRVFDEDGRPTPYLESIAEQLGALDEGYQASGDFFAALRRHELLEPLTLEITLDDGSTNRLVGYHVIDEARLRGLDGEALGGLHADGHLMPIFMALASLGNFNALIARRNRRMADG; from the coding sequence ATGACCAGCCACGCCATCCTGACCGCCGACGATCACCGCGACCTGCGCGTCCGCACCGAACGCGGCCCCGCGCTGGGCGACGCGGTGATGGCGTGTCTGACCCCGCCCGACGAGTTCCGCCGCGTGCAGGCGCATTACCCGATCCTGTTCCGCCGCGATATCGAACGCGACGATTTCACCGCGCTGGCAATGTTCGGGTTCGAGAATGGCGAAAACCTGTTCCTCGACGGTGACCGCTGGGACGCGGATTACGTGCCCCTCGCCATCGCGATCCAGCCCTTTCTGATCGGCACGCCGGGGCCGGGCACCGCCACCAAGCAGGTCCATATCGACATGGCCAACCCGCGCATCGCCGGCGCGGATGAAGGCGTGCGCGTGTTCGACGAGGATGGCCGTCCGACCCCCTATCTCGAATCCATTGCCGAACAACTCGGCGCGCTGGACGAGGGCTATCAGGCCTCCGGCGATTTCTTCGCCGCGCTGCGCCGCCACGAATTGCTCGAACCGCTGACGCTGGAAATCACGCTCGATGACGGATCGACCAACCGGCTGGTCGGCTATCATGTCATCGACGAAGCTCGACTGCGCGGCCTCGACGGTGAAGCGCTGGGCGGGCTGCATGCCGATGGCCATCTGATGCCGATCTTCATGGCGCTCGCCTCGCTCGGCAATTTCAACGCGCTGATCGCACGGCGCAACCGGCGGATGGCCGATGGCTGA
- a CDS encoding cupin-like domain-containing protein, with protein MAEADPGPLSGIAAVPEVAVANAAELDRRLRDSDRPFVVRGLVADWPLVQAGRKSGRDARDYLVRQRRDAPFTVSIGEPGSDGRLFYDDAMGMNFRMARGKLPDIFAQIDKAEGDPTAPPIYLASVDIHGFFTGLHYANHVDLGTRDCLASIWMGTRTRIAAHNDFPDNLACVAVGRRRFTLFPPEQFRNLYLGPLDNTPAGRAISMVDFGAPDFTLHPRFREALAHAQVAELDAGDALFIPSMWYHHVEGLAAFNVLVNYWWRETPKYLGQPQDALNHALLTIRDLPPEQKAHWRELFDHYVFANDDSVTAHIPEGGRGILDPLTPEAASRIRAYLLRQLSR; from the coding sequence ATGGCTGAGGCCGATCCCGGTCCGCTATCGGGCATTGCAGCGGTGCCGGAGGTGGCTGTGGCCAACGCCGCCGAGCTCGACCGGCGGCTGCGCGATAGCGACCGGCCGTTCGTCGTGCGCGGGCTGGTGGCCGACTGGCCACTGGTGCAAGCGGGCCGGAAATCGGGCCGCGACGCGCGCGACTATCTGGTGCGTCAGCGCCGCGATGCGCCATTCACCGTGTCGATCGGTGAACCGGGCAGCGACGGGCGGCTGTTCTACGACGATGCCATGGGCATGAATTTCCGCATGGCGCGCGGCAAGCTCCCCGATATCTTCGCGCAGATCGACAAGGCGGAGGGCGATCCCACGGCACCGCCGATCTATCTTGCCTCGGTCGATATCCACGGCTTCTTCACCGGGTTGCACTACGCCAACCATGTCGATCTCGGCACCCGCGATTGCCTCGCCAGCATCTGGATGGGCACGCGCACGCGGATCGCGGCGCATAACGACTTTCCCGACAATCTCGCCTGTGTCGCGGTCGGTCGCCGCCGCTTCACGCTGTTTCCGCCGGAGCAGTTCCGCAACCTCTATCTGGGGCCGCTCGACAACACCCCCGCCGGCCGCGCGATCAGCATGGTCGATTTCGGCGCGCCGGATTTCACCCTCCACCCGCGTTTCCGTGAGGCGCTGGCGCACGCACAGGTGGCCGAACTTGACGCCGGCGACGCGCTGTTCATCCCATCAATGTGGTACCACCATGTCGAAGGGCTGGCGGCGTTCAACGTGCTGGTGAATTACTGGTGGCGCGAGACGCCCAAATATCTCGGCCAGCCACAGGATGCGCTCAACCACGCGCTGCTCACGATCCGCGACCTGCCGCCCGAGCAGAAGGCGCACTGGCGCGAGCTGTTCGACCATTATGTCTTCGCCAATGACGACAGCGTCACCGCACATATTCCGGAAGGCGGGCGCGGTATCCTCGATCCGCTGACCCCCGAAGCCGCATCGCGCATCCGCGCCTATCTTTTGAGGCAGCTCAGCCGATGA
- a CDS encoding tryptophan halogenase family protein, giving the protein MTRLKHIVVAGGGTAGWMAAAAIARTMGRAVEVTLVESEAIGTIGVGESTIPPLVNYNRLLGINEADFMRATQATFKLGILFDNWKEPGHRYFHSFGYTGKDHWAAGFQHFWLNGRTRGHEQSYDDYCLELVAALQGKFAHLPDDRMNYAYQLDSGLYAKFLRKMAEGDGVTRVEGKIAGVDLNGETGDIASLRLDDGQTIEGDLFLDCTGFRALLIEGALHAGYDDWTHWLPCDSAIAIQTASVGPAVPYTRAIAHDAGWQWRIPLQHRVGNGIVYCSRYLDHDAALERLLGNIEGETIVQPNKLRFVTGARRKQWHRNCIAIGLSGGFMEPLESTSIHLIQRAVLRLIRMLPLAQVSDRDVAEFNDQQFQDMEQIRDFLILHYKATNRRDSAFWRHCADMHVPDSLTQKIELFRETARVFRRNEELFAENSWVQVMMGQGIEPQSHHPIAEKLSDDELDRLLGMIRQDVARTVAGLPEHAAYVARHCGAAEPVAA; this is encoded by the coding sequence ATGACCAGACTCAAACATATCGTCGTCGCGGGCGGCGGCACCGCTGGCTGGATGGCGGCCGCCGCCATCGCCCGCACAATGGGCCGCGCGGTCGAGGTGACGCTCGTCGAATCCGAAGCGATCGGCACCATCGGCGTCGGCGAATCCACCATCCCGCCGCTGGTCAATTACAACCGCCTGCTCGGCATCAACGAAGCCGATTTCATGCGCGCGACCCAGGCGACGTTCAAGCTGGGCATATTGTTCGACAACTGGAAGGAGCCCGGCCACCGCTATTTCCACAGCTTCGGCTATACCGGTAAGGATCACTGGGCGGCGGGTTTCCAGCATTTCTGGCTGAACGGACGCACACGCGGCCATGAACAGTCCTATGACGATTACTGCCTCGAACTCGTCGCCGCGCTTCAAGGCAAGTTCGCGCACCTCCCCGACGATCGCATGAACTATGCCTATCAGCTCGATTCCGGGCTGTACGCAAAGTTCCTGCGCAAGATGGCGGAGGGCGACGGCGTCACCCGCGTGGAGGGCAAGATCGCCGGCGTCGACCTGAACGGCGAAACCGGCGACATCGCCTCGCTGCGGCTGGACGATGGCCAGACCATCGAAGGCGACCTGTTCCTGGACTGCACCGGCTTTCGCGCGCTGCTGATCGAGGGCGCGCTGCACGCCGGTTACGACGACTGGACCCACTGGCTACCGTGCGACAGCGCCATCGCCATCCAGACCGCCAGTGTCGGTCCGGCGGTGCCCTATACCCGCGCCATCGCGCACGATGCCGGCTGGCAATGGCGCATCCCACTGCAACACCGCGTCGGCAACGGCATCGTCTATTGCAGCCGCTATCTCGACCATGACGCCGCGCTCGAACGCCTGCTGGGCAATATCGAGGGCGAGACGATCGTCCAGCCCAACAAGCTGCGCTTCGTCACCGGCGCGCGGCGCAAGCAATGGCACCGCAACTGCATCGCCATCGGCCTGTCGGGCGGGTTCATGGAGCCGCTGGAATCGACCAGCATCCACCTGATCCAGCGCGCCGTCCTGCGCCTGATCCGCATGCTGCCGCTTGCCCAGGTCAGCGACCGAGATGTCGCCGAATTCAACGATCAGCAGTTTCAGGACATGGAGCAAATCCGCGACTTCCTGATCCTGCACTATAAGGCGACTAATCGCCGCGACAGCGCGTTCTGGCGGCACTGCGCCGACATGCACGTGCCGGACAGCCTGACGCAGAAAATCGAGCTGTTTCGCGAAACCGCCCGCGTGTTCCGCCGCAACGAGGAATTGTTCGCGGAAAACAGCTGGGTTCAGGTGATGATGGGGCAGGGGATCGAGCCGCAAAGCCATCATCCCATCGCCGAAAAGCTCAGCGACGATGAGCTCGACCGGCTACTCGGCATGATCCGTCAGGACGTCGCCCGCACCGTCGCGGGCCTGCCCGAACACGCCGCCTATGTCGCCCGCCATTGTGGCGCGGCTGAACCTGTCGCGGCCTGA
- a CDS encoding LacI family DNA-binding transcriptional regulator, with protein sequence MARRKQAVTIKHVAADAGVSLQTVSRVINKEPNVRPEMVERVQASIDKLGYVPSIAAQRMGGSRSYLIMSLNDRERTIEGWRSREGTDWVDQMLLGGMLTCAEHGYRLIVELVDTHSDHIDRELSAALAALQPDGVILTPPHSANPAILDLLDSAHISLARIGSLKGGPGFRLTMGDDIAAGLATQHLIELGHKRIGMIAGPDEYELSGWRVEGWRAAMAEAGLPVDGLLAEGDFSLESGRIAAPKLLDAGATAIIASNDQMALATLEIARERGLSVPLHLSLISFDDTPVIRFAQPPLTAVVQPIAEVTARAVELIIAERAGREMPDGPVVVQPGLTVRESTAAVRG encoded by the coding sequence ATGGCACGCCGCAAACAGGCCGTCACGATCAAGCATGTCGCCGCCGACGCCGGAGTCTCGCTTCAGACTGTCAGCCGCGTCATCAACAAGGAACCCAACGTCCGCCCGGAAATGGTTGAGCGTGTCCAGGCGTCGATCGACAAGCTCGGCTATGTCCCATCGATCGCGGCTCAGCGCATGGGCGGATCGCGCTCCTACCTCATCATGTCGCTCAACGACCGTGAGCGCACGATTGAGGGCTGGCGCTCGCGCGAAGGCACCGACTGGGTCGATCAGATGCTGCTGGGTGGCATGCTCACCTGCGCCGAACATGGCTATCGCCTGATCGTCGAACTGGTCGATACGCATAGCGACCATATCGACCGTGAGTTGTCGGCGGCGCTGGCCGCGCTCCAGCCCGACGGCGTGATCCTGACCCCGCCGCACTCCGCCAATCCGGCGATCCTCGATTTGCTGGACTCGGCGCATATCAGCCTGGCGCGGATCGGGTCGCTCAAGGGTGGGCCGGGCTTCCGCCTGACGATGGGCGACGACATCGCGGCGGGGTTGGCGACGCAGCATCTGATCGAACTGGGCCACAAACGCATCGGCATGATCGCCGGGCCGGACGAGTATGAACTCAGCGGCTGGCGCGTCGAGGGCTGGCGCGCGGCAATGGCGGAGGCGGGGTTGCCGGTCGATGGCCTGCTGGCGGAAGGCGATTTCAGCCTGGAATCCGGTCGCATCGCTGCGCCGAAACTGCTCGACGCCGGCGCCACCGCAATCATCGCCAGCAACGATCAGATGGCGCTCGCCACGTTGGAGATTGCCCGCGAACGCGGCCTGTCGGTCCCGCTACACCTCTCGCTCATCAGCTTCGACGACACCCCCGTCATCCGCTTCGCCCAACCCCCGCTAACGGCCGTGGTCCAGCCCATTGCCGAGGTGACGGCGCGTGCGGTGGAACTGATTATCGCCGAACGGGCAGGGCGCGAAATGCCGGACGGCCCGGTGGTGGTGCAGCCGGGACTGACGGTGCGGGAGTCTACGGCGGCGGTGCGGGGTTAG
- a CDS encoding GGDEF domain-containing protein → MVHKSKEIGSHRAAASSPFEDADDGVALQDRKHAKLRDEPARQSALDRHRVLDTPPEAGFEQLTSLVRTVLDVPISAVSLIDHDRQWFKSIQGLAATETPRDIAFCAHTIMTREPLVIADATRDPRFATNPLVVGDPGIRSYAGVPLSSRDGYNLGSLCAIDTRSRTFSDVQIGMLGEFAALAVNELELRTIAQRDYVTGAMTRRAFVDRVAREIERFDRHGHDLSLVAFDLDHFKRVNDQFGHPAGDRVLKGVANACAAILRPTDLFGRVGGEEFAICLPDTSLPKAIACAERIRSTVGQLTFKNDNLPRVTASFGISTLQRGEAYDDWFARADQAMYDAKRYGRDRCVAWAGNPLRVVGG, encoded by the coding sequence ATGGTCCACAAATCGAAAGAGATCGGAAGCCATCGAGCGGCGGCCTCGTCCCCGTTCGAAGATGCCGACGATGGCGTTGCGCTGCAAGATCGCAAGCACGCCAAGCTGCGGGACGAACCGGCACGTCAATCCGCTCTCGACCGGCATCGGGTTCTGGATACGCCGCCAGAAGCGGGGTTCGAGCAGCTGACGTCGCTGGTGCGCACGGTTTTGGACGTGCCGATCAGCGCCGTTTCGCTGATCGATCACGACCGCCAGTGGTTCAAATCGATTCAGGGTCTGGCCGCCACCGAAACGCCCCGCGACATCGCCTTTTGCGCGCATACGATCATGACGCGCGAACCGCTGGTGATCGCCGATGCCACGCGCGATCCACGTTTTGCCACAAATCCGCTGGTCGTGGGCGATCCGGGCATTCGCAGCTATGCCGGCGTGCCGTTGAGCTCGCGCGACGGGTATAATCTGGGGTCGCTGTGCGCGATCGATACGCGCAGTCGAACATTCTCCGACGTCCAGATCGGCATGTTGGGCGAATTCGCTGCCCTTGCCGTGAACGAGCTGGAACTCCGCACGATTGCGCAACGCGATTATGTGACGGGCGCCATGACGCGACGCGCGTTCGTCGATCGCGTCGCTCGCGAAATCGAACGCTTCGACCGCCATGGTCATGACCTCAGTCTCGTGGCCTTCGATCTGGACCACTTCAAGCGCGTGAACGATCAGTTCGGCCACCCGGCAGGTGACAGGGTGCTTAAGGGCGTTGCCAATGCCTGTGCCGCCATCCTGCGCCCAACCGACCTGTTCGGTCGCGTCGGCGGGGAGGAGTTCGCGATCTGTTTGCCGGACACGAGTTTGCCAAAGGCAATCGCCTGCGCCGAACGGATTCGAAGCACCGTTGGCCAGCTGACCTTCAAGAATGACAATTTGCCCCGGGTGACGGCCAGCTTCGGGATTTCGACGCTGCAACGGGGGGAAGCCTATGACGACTGGTTCGCCCGCGCGGACCAGGCGATGTATGACGCCAAGCGTTACGGGCGCGACCGGTGCGTTGCGTGGGCGGGAAATCCATTGCGGGTCGTCGGCGGCTAA
- a CDS encoding BLUF domain-containing protein: MRPGVSFAPTPLVRRNTVGYSRPVGTLTTWMYVSRSCLTVETAPAAVANILAESQAHNAANGITGVLLFTGARFAQLVEGSSGAINRLRAIISADERHDDLVTLSPPSSTGRRFEGWSLAYNGDSGFVATAVERVLAADAGQVEASALLRLMEELVAPGAF, from the coding sequence TTGCGGCCCGGTGTCAGTTTCGCTCCAACGCCGCTGGTCCGCCGCAACACTGTCGGCTACAGCCGCCCGGTGGGAACGTTGACAACCTGGATGTATGTCAGTCGAAGCTGCTTGACGGTGGAGACTGCGCCGGCGGCTGTGGCGAATATCTTAGCGGAATCTCAAGCGCATAACGCTGCAAACGGCATCACCGGCGTGTTGCTGTTCACGGGAGCAAGATTTGCACAGCTCGTCGAAGGGTCGAGTGGCGCGATTAACCGGTTGCGTGCCATCATCAGCGCGGATGAGCGCCATGACGATCTGGTCACGCTATCGCCGCCGTCGTCAACCGGACGACGGTTCGAGGGGTGGTCGCTGGCGTATAACGGTGACTCGGGTTTTGTGGCGACCGCCGTGGAGCGCGTTTTGGCGGCCGACGCGGGTCAAGTGGAAGCAAGCGCATTGCTGCGGCTGATGGAGGAGCTGGTCGCTCCCGGCGCGTTCTAA
- a CDS encoding response regulator transcription factor, producing the protein MVPTATTDIATRRVYVVDDDSMIRRSLSFALGTAGFAVRPFASGNDFIDELSALPLGCVLLDLRMPGMDGFALLDLLHNSHCDLPVIVMTGHGDVVTAVRAMKAGARDFIEKPFDDAALRDMLEQTFEHLADGVPSANIRAQARARLAALTPREFDVLRALAGGLPNKVIADRLTLSVRTVEMHRANMMDRLGLTSLADLLRLAFTADVEPMK; encoded by the coding sequence ATGGTACCGACGGCAACGACGGACATCGCCACGCGGAGAGTATATGTTGTCGACGATGACAGCATGATCCGGCGGTCACTGTCGTTCGCTTTGGGCACCGCGGGGTTCGCCGTGCGTCCCTTCGCCTCTGGTAATGATTTCATCGACGAACTGTCGGCACTGCCCCTTGGTTGCGTGCTTCTGGACTTGCGCATGCCGGGGATGGACGGTTTCGCGCTACTCGACCTCCTTCACAACAGCCATTGCGACCTGCCCGTGATCGTGATGACCGGACATGGCGATGTCGTCACCGCCGTGCGGGCGATGAAGGCGGGGGCGAGAGACTTTATCGAAAAGCCGTTCGACGATGCCGCGTTGCGGGACATGCTGGAACAGACGTTCGAACACCTTGCTGACGGCGTTCCCAGCGCAAACATCCGGGCGCAGGCAAGGGCGCGACTGGCGGCTCTCACGCCGCGCGAGTTCGACGTCCTTCGCGCACTGGCCGGCGGGCTGCCCAACAAGGTCATTGCCGATCGCCTCACGCTGAGCGTGCGCACGGTCGAGATGCACCGCGCGAACATGATGGACCGGCTGGGGCTGACCTCGCTTGCTGATCTGCTTCGGCTCGCATTTACGGCCGATGTCGAGCCGATGAAATAG
- a CDS encoding PilZ domain-containing protein has protein sequence MHIESKTTHALASISASTEPVEDRRSGMRVQTVFKIARVDNGNDQGFARVQNISDDGVRLRMQLPVCLGDRLVIELAENVTINGRVVWTDGADCGLQLDEQIDSPALLGQLALQARAATARPLRLKVATSALSRGANGTRVVEVADVSQRGMKLIHDGSFCEGLQVKITLPSGIERRGVVRWSQDRIAGVMFLEPFTPNELGSVRKL, from the coding sequence ATGCACATCGAATCGAAAACCACGCACGCATTGGCATCCATCTCAGCATCGACGGAGCCAGTGGAAGACCGCCGGTCCGGCATGCGCGTTCAAACCGTTTTCAAGATCGCCCGGGTCGATAACGGCAACGACCAGGGATTTGCGCGGGTTCAGAATATTTCGGACGACGGTGTCAGGTTGCGCATGCAACTGCCCGTCTGCCTTGGCGATCGACTGGTCATCGAGCTTGCCGAAAATGTCACCATCAACGGTCGCGTCGTGTGGACGGATGGTGCGGATTGCGGGTTGCAACTGGACGAGCAGATCGACAGCCCGGCACTGCTGGGGCAGCTTGCCCTTCAGGCCAGGGCGGCAACCGCACGTCCCCTCAGGCTCAAGGTGGCGACCTCCGCGCTTTCGCGAGGGGCCAATGGCACGCGCGTCGTCGAGGTGGCTGATGTATCGCAACGCGGCATGAAACTGATCCATGACGGCAGCTTTTGCGAAGGGCTGCAGGTCAAGATCACACTGCCATCCGGGATAGAGCGCCGGGGCGTGGTGCGCTGGTCGCAGGACCGGATTGCCGGCGTGATGTTTCTGGAACCGTTCACGCCCAACGAGCTGGGTTCGGTCCGCAAGCTTTAG
- a CDS encoding PAS domain-containing sensor histidine kinase — protein sequence MQVSNSADLRPARLTCETAEPRSCVNQASRMTVSATQDQNALNAIYRYAPGFIATSHGPEHLFTFANASYQRLVGREDLVGQKVVDTLPEIVAQGFIALLDKVYATGEPFVGRNMPITLTRKGREPAQHYIDFVYQPVRDADGHITGLFCEGYDVTAQKLARDEVLVLQTKLMDVSRVSAMEMLATTLAHELNQPLSAIGSYAAGARRQAEGGTPSSQEMIDTLDAIGESSQRAGDIIRRVRNLTQRRRPVREMLDLGEVIAECLTIVNIPGCEGIHIDNSVIAGIELEGDRVQIQQVVINLLRNACEATKAAGHSKVRISGSTTAGLATIRIADTGRGIPVDMPRSGFQWMDSSKPNGMGVGLSISRMIVEAHGGELWIEASGPEGSTFAFSLPIFGDKTA from the coding sequence TTGCAGGTTAGTAATAGCGCAGACCTGCGCCCAGCTAGGCTAACCTGTGAAACTGCTGAACCGCGCTCTTGCGTAAATCAGGCCTCCCGAATGACTGTATCGGCGACACAAGACCAAAATGCGCTAAACGCAATCTATCGATATGCCCCCGGGTTCATCGCGACGTCGCACGGACCAGAGCATCTGTTCACCTTTGCCAACGCGTCCTACCAACGCCTGGTAGGCCGCGAAGATCTGGTCGGACAGAAGGTCGTCGACACACTTCCCGAAATCGTAGCGCAAGGATTTATCGCGCTGCTCGACAAGGTCTATGCGACCGGCGAGCCATTTGTCGGTCGCAACATGCCGATCACGCTGACCCGGAAAGGGCGTGAGCCCGCCCAGCACTATATCGACTTCGTCTATCAACCCGTGCGCGATGCCGACGGCCATATCACGGGTCTGTTCTGCGAGGGCTATGACGTAACGGCGCAAAAGCTGGCGCGCGACGAAGTGCTGGTCCTGCAAACCAAATTGATGGACGTATCCCGCGTCAGCGCGATGGAAATGCTGGCGACGACGCTGGCGCACGAGCTGAACCAGCCGCTATCCGCGATCGGAAGCTATGCCGCCGGCGCGCGTCGGCAGGCCGAGGGCGGCACGCCGTCTTCGCAGGAGATGATCGACACGCTCGATGCGATTGGCGAAAGTTCGCAGCGGGCCGGTGACATCATTCGCCGCGTGCGCAACCTCACCCAGCGGCGGCGACCGGTTCGCGAGATGCTAGACCTGGGCGAGGTCATCGCCGAGTGCCTGACGATCGTGAACATCCCGGGTTGCGAGGGAATCCATATCGACAATTCGGTCATTGCAGGCATCGAACTGGAAGGCGACCGCGTTCAAATCCAGCAGGTCGTGATCAATTTGCTGCGCAACGCGTGTGAAGCGACCAAGGCAGCGGGGCACAGCAAGGTGAGGATATCGGGCTCCACCACCGCTGGTCTCGCGACAATCCGGATTGCCGATACCGGCCGGGGCATACCAGTCGATATGCCGCGGTCCGGCTTTCAGTGGATGGATTCGAGCAAGCCAAACGGCATGGGCGTGGGCCTGTCGATCTCGCGAATGATCGTGGAAGCGCATGGCGGCGAGCTGTGGATTGAAGCCAGCGGTCCGGAAGGCTCGACCTTCGCCTTCTCCCTGCCCATCTTTGGCGACAAAACAGCGTAA
- the yajC gene encoding preprotein translocase subunit YajC, which produces MIITPAYAQAAGAASQGGAAASFLSIAPLVLIFVAFYFLMIRPQQKRMKQLRATVDAMKKNDTVITAGGLVGKVVSVDDIYANVEIATGVKVKVVKATIVEVQPLGGGKPAND; this is translated from the coding sequence ATGATTATCACACCAGCATATGCACAGGCCGCAGGCGCGGCGAGTCAGGGCGGCGCCGCCGCATCGTTCCTGTCGATCGCGCCGCTCGTCCTCATCTTCGTCGCCTTCTACTTCCTGATGATTCGCCCGCAGCAAAAGCGGATGAAGCAGCTTCGCGCCACGGTCGATGCGATGAAGAAGAACGACACGGTCATCACCGCCGGCGGTCTGGTCGGCAAGGTCGTGTCGGTCGACGACATCTATGCCAATGTCGAGATCGCGACCGGCGTGAAGGTCAAGGTGGTCAAGGCGACCATCGTCGAGGTTCAGCCGCTCGGCGGCGGCAAGCCCGCGAACGACTGA